CAGCTATACGAGGGagcttgaaaataaaaaggcGACATCAATATATTTAATCATTAAAGATGTATTCACTGAAGCCAGCCGATAAAATGACTTGATTCGTTGATGTGTAGaagaagtaaaattttcatcCACCGTGTTCGCTTGTATCAGTAAACCAGATACTCCAACGTATATTTAGTAGAGGGCAATTCTTTTTAGACTCACAAGAACATGTACACGGCCCACTCGACAGCCAGCGCTAAAATCGCCAAAACTATTAAAACCGCGTTGCTTTCTCTTCGTCTTGTATGTCGTAAAGGTCCCCATGGAATCAGATCATTTATAATCAAGAGTCCAAGGACGATTATTGTAGAAACGAAGGCAACACGAAGCGTTGGATGGTCGTAATCGAACAACAAGTTCTCCATTCTTTTGCGCAGAGACAACTGCGATCGGGAGATCGTCGCCGTTCAGTTGTAATCAAAATGTCTTGAGGACTGAGTGTGAActaaaagtagttttttagTTTAGCTTCCAGTAGGGTGTAGTACAGTAAACCTTCGTTACTCTCTCGGCGAGTTATGATTTTAAAATCAGCTTGACTAGGACAAATTAAAGAGAATTGGAACCTCTTCCAAACTCTTTTCAGTTTAATAAATTATGCAAGGCGTAAATCCATCGAAACAATATTCATAAATCCGTGTCACCTGCGTGCAGTATTATTTgcatataatttttttccttttctttgttcACTACACCGGCTTCTTCTTATCTCTCGTGTGGCGAGTCTGACCGGGGCAGGAAACTAACTGAAAAAGTGAACACACACGCAGGCTTCGAATTTGAAAAGAATTCTTTTTTAAATCTTGAAGTTCTAATAGCAACGGTTAATCTATTAGGGTAAGAAATGGCACTGATTTGTTTTATTGATGGCTCCCGGCGAGGTTGCCGATGATCACTGACGGCAAGGACTGAGCAAAGTAACCTCTAAACGATTATGTTAGTTTTCGTCTTGAGTCGCCTTTCCTTCGCGAATAGAAAGCCAGTCCAAGGGCTTCTTAGTCCGTTTACGATAATAAGgtctaataaaataataagaggGCTATGGTCACCTTATCAACTCAGTTATCCGCACCTTATACAGAAGCACCCAACCACGGTTTcttcctaaatacattgaaaacactttttaggttaTCCAGAGtgcttttagatctctagaaatgcattctaagatCAGAGGCGCTGTAAAATTTGTGCCTGTTCGGTCATCCCAGGGGCACATGTGTCTTATCGTagttacaagggcttcagtatgaTTTGCCAGAAAATTTTTACTTGAAATTTAACTTATTACggaagtgagaatttttctgattcttttCTCCAACACTGACGTGTTTGATTCCtaaaattttaggctttttcTGTACGAAAAATAGCGTAATCTTggcagtgaaatgtgaaaaattaaattccagAAAATCGTAGCGAATTTATTAGATaggcttcgaaaattgtacatgaatggaacggtcatctagaaatttttagccgtcctcattCAAGTATAAAAAGAAACTTCTAGGCAATATCTACTTCTCTGAACAGATAtcttacagaaaacagtcgttgcaGCTTTGCTCTCTCTATAATCCTTTCCAATAAAAACCCATTAAATGGCCATAAATTGAGTCGGAAACcacacaggaaagaaaaaacgcaCAACTTAACTTAAGGGAGGTGAGCTGATTGTTTTTGTGAAAGGGTATATCATATCCCTACGGAAATATACTGCTTAAGAGAGTATTCATTCTTACTATTTCCATTACAAAAGTCAACCGCTCAGAATGCGATCACCTCCTCCTAATCCTCACTAATGGAGGACTAGGAACGGTCATCAATCGCCAGCGACCAATTGCCATGAAGGCAAGGTCGTCGACGTGCTTCGCGCTCAGAGGTGAACGCTTCGCATCGTCATCACGGTTGATGGGGTTGTCTTTGTTAGGGTACAAAGACGGGACGCGTACTATAGAAATGATCCTAGTAAGTACGGTCTTGAAGGACAACGTGGTCTATTGGAAAGATAGGTTAAAAGTAAATATTCTGTACATGTGGGAAAGGTTTGTGAACGAAGTCAACACGCATGCGCAATATCATAAATGACTTCGTTGTGAATCATGGATCGTTTCTGACGTAAGCTTCGCTCTTCccacatttatttttattagcaGTTATTTCCTTCGCCTTTcctatgatatgaagaattatcaTCAAGATCGAGTAGGGTGTTATTCCGGCGTAGATGGCCTGCGTTACAGCTGGCCCAGGCTACGTATCGTCAAGATCATCTGTGTAGTCCGCGCAGACGCTGAAAACATATGGTTAAGGCCGTCTGCGACGCAACCTAGCTACGTAGGCGTAGAGGGCGCTCCCCAAAACACTCTCCTCATTTGTATACCACAGGGGGGAGGACATGAGGTTTTTCGGGAGGGGATCTTAGtattttttggaagaaaaaagaatggaTGGAAAAAATTTCTGAAGGCAGGAAGGAAACTAATTCCAACTTTTCACCGAAGCGActtctttcatttttgttttcagaatagcTGTAGAGTCTTAAATCAATTTAAGTCTAAAGTTTTCTTCTCAGTGACAAAATAAAGGTATCTTTGAAGACCGCGAAAAGCACCGTTTTTGATTCGTTTCTTGAGAAATCAAGATTTCAACCAGAGATCTCATACTGAATTGTATAGAACCATAACATCTCAATACGGAGGCAGCGTAGCCGAGGAGATTAGTACGCTGGACTTGAAATTCGGACGCGCCGAGTTCAAATCCCACCCTGACCgccagctggatttgttctcggtagtcccgaTCGAATCCCCGACCacgcttgtaaaatagccaactggtttgtctccggccagttgggattctttaccctgttaactttcatttgaaatatttgtatcaggcatttgctcggcccTATCAATGCTATAAATCagtactgccgagggtaaacaaaagatattatcattatcattatactAATAATAATCGTTATACTTATCTATCacatcattattactattattattattattattattattattattattactactattattacttattattattatcattattattattattattattattatgattgaTATtaggacagggatctagaaatagagaagggtcaagcaggacttccctagactcaacagctatagatactttattattgggatgtacacagaaattttcattttttagtttatagacagttgtttacatttgctctgttgaaaactaccagaccaccaagaagtcttttttaactatagttatactaaatttgtatttaattttcaatttgagaagaatttaataaagtattattattatttttaaaaaaatcgtattattttcattattattattattgttgttgttattattattattattattattattattattattattaaacaggtagatacgaaaacattcctcgcaatgaaaggatatgtcacttttgtacaagtaacaaaatcgaagatgaaaatcatttcttactagattgtaaggcttattctcagatcagagacatatttttctccaacctagaaactaaaatacctgacttcaaatcactttcacacgatactttaaCATCTCTTCTTATGAAAtcttctgattatttaattaactgtcaattagtttcatttatctcgcaatgctttgaattaggaaccaaattaatatcaatgaatgaatgaatgagaactgtaacgttttgtaatgttttgcacgtattaattagttgaattagtacttaattttagactaatagcttttgcaatactgtaattcctttatggtcatgcaaataaagcttttggtgttgttgatgttgttgttgagtCCCTAAATAGCAAAAACTTTCCGTAATAGTCCAGCTGTTTTGGACAAAGCAGCTTTCTGGATCACTTCAAGTTTCATGGTAACGTTAAGCTTTCCCGCGTATTTCTCAAACATATCGGATACAGCTCTTAAAATGCAATGCCCCAATCTTCGATTCAGCTTTCACAACTTTCCTATCTCTTCTGGAAGAAATTAGTACTTCTCTGTTTTCTCTAGTTCTTTGTCTTTTACTCGTGCATCTCCAGGGATAGCGATGTCTATGATCTTAGCCTCCTTCGCCTGCTTATCAGGAACGAAGTTGATGTCCAGCTCTCTAGCTTCAACCATCCTATCACACTGTTTATTGAAATCCCATAGAACTTTAAAACCTGTATTTCCTACCATTTTCTCTGGGGTATGTTTGTACCACTGATCTTCCCACTAGTCCAGTTCTGTCTTCCCACACAGTTGCCAATGCACATACCACGCCACATTGTCTAGTGTCGTCCTCTTGTGCTCAAGCTGGGCTAACTCGCTACATTCACTTGTTAGAGTGACTTAGTTAcactttctcctttttccccCGCACATTCTACATATAGGTGATTCTGAGGTCAGCCTCTGAGCTGGGACAAAAACTCCAAGTTTCTTTCGAATTTTTTGTGGACTCAAATTGTTAAGAAGAGGTTTTCACACAAAGCCCGGGGCTTTGATTGCTGGGTCTTTTCGCGGTTAGACTGCGAGCAATCTCTGCTAGAAAAGTTCCAAAGAGCGTGctgatacagtaaaaactgatCCGCGAGTAAgaaccagggcccagttgctcgaagcatggttagcgttaaccagcgtttaataccttgacaacgtattggttttgatactgcttaaccaaaaagctaaccatgctttgagcaactcagcccaggtTTTTAAtgacctgttaggctaaaatgtGCCAGTTGGCCCCTTCTATACAAAAACCTGTTTAGCTTAAAAGTTTGAAGCaggttattattttctaaaatctatgtgaaaaaattctgtacacttaagcaaataagataagtcaacatctAGCTAAGGATCCTCTTTAACGGTTCTCTATCACTCCTACGGTAATAATTGTATGCAGGATTCTATGTAAGGAgtaagctgaataccactaaatactctaaggtgcaatgtattttttcttcagatgataagaacttatttttaaattaatttaaaaaaaaaaaaacttaaatagcctaaatttgtgctaattactatttatataagaacctgtttaggctaacttggaaaaacgCAGGTTCTTTTACCCACAGGTTTTTTGAATAATCGGATGTAtgttagtctccttcgcagccgttattagggtcgtcactcgtcacggggaggagcgttgcgtgacgagtgacgaccctaataacggctgcgaaggagactagatGTATGTATGCGAGTGTGCAAGCGCCAAGCCACCCATATCGCGCTTTCTCACCGATTTTCGAGCGAAAGAGATCCTGCTCGCTAATCCAAATTTCACAGACTGAAAGCGGTGGCCGCCGTCTGCTCGACCGACCCCTTAAATCATGAGGTTTTGAATCCATATTGAgggggttgaatttagagaaaatgtacatgtaagtcATGTAAGGGCCTTCTTTGCCCAGGAACAAGGGAAACTGTCGGTGTCCGGATTAAACGGGTGTCCGTAAAGTAGCTAGGGTTTGACTAAGCTGTGCATGTAACTGTACCCTATATGGGACAATTAATGTAGTCTGTCTTCGTCAATGTTGGCCAAACATTAATGTCTGAGATACATTATTCCATACTGGACGCACGTGGTAAATGATTAATAAAGCACGTGCAGTAGTTTCACGGGTTTGCTATTGGTACATCAGACTGTTATTTCTTCTTGTGAAATTGACAACTGAGGTATATACTTACTCGCAGTATATTCTGCTCTATTTCTTCTCGTCTGGACTTTTCGAAGTAGACAAAGTAAGTAGCAGCTGACAGTACATAACTGAAAAtgcaaatttctttgtttttgcttttaacCTTTGTTACGTCGATTTGGGCTAAAGCGTTATTCAGTCACAGAGTTATTATAGTATTTTGCTACCTGTCTCAGTATCTGATCGATGTATTGGTTGCAAAATTTTCTGGAGGAGAAAATATTTACGCCATGGCTTCTTCAGATTAACCGGCAAGCTTTAAAAAGTTTGGGTTTACCTGAATTATTAAGTTCGGCTGCTGGTAAATTCAGTTGAACTCTGCAGCTATGGAAAATACATAGGACCGTTTATTTTTCTCAGCATGTGATGTGCGGCGCTTGAGTCAGTCAGTTTTAGCTCGGCAGATTGTATTTGCGTCGCCTAGGCTAAGGAGATAGTGGTACAGAAGGTACTACAGTGAGTGCGGCTAGGTCACTCGAGGGTCGGGTATCTCACTCGAAATCCTTAAATAAAAATgaccgagaccaggttttatgagtCCGCGAGACTGAGCACTCCAtccaaacccttgttttcactaaaacccgCTGGACGCCAcaacctggttgaggtcattgttatctaaggtcttccATCTCGCTCAGACTTTgcgggtcatgtagcagctctccTAACCCTAAAGGCCAATTGGTTCGATACCCTAACCGTGAAACAATGAGAATAATGGTAAACAATTCTGAGACCAATGAGGAAACATCTTTCATTGTCACgccataaaaaataaaaatgcaaaccagtcAATAgagaaagtccagaatctgggaaatgaaagaagattaATATAAAAAAAGCGGTTAGCCTCGCCATgaatcaggtctgtgcgataatacatatgcgagatattcgaaAAAACGTTTCACCCAAATTTTTaaggctttgtatggagacgccaagGTTGGTGGTGTCCCTctgaggggcacaaatatggctgtcggaaaccaacagaaacatctttTTTTGAGTTTTGCTAGTTAATTcatcgcttgaggaactcataaagattaaagtaatatttattctaagataaggaatgtttagatagcaaaatctcaaaaaatcaGTAACCgacacataagagctttcccggccgccagctaaatgtcGCGTCACGCACAAGGTTGGAAATTTAAGCGTTTtctatcgcaaaacgaagaaccctttggaaccgaaaatttgtgtaaataaaggttttcaggtgctgtaatacctcatgaaagtagaaactcagaagaatcgatagtttcttagttttaatttcgGTGACCTCATGTGAAAACACCTAATAGTAATAAGGGTTAAGCAATACTGTTTAGGGTTAAGTACtgaaaatagtgattagggttaagcgcTGACTCGAAGCGGTTAGCCTCTATTTAAGGTCAGGGTTGTTGCTATATAGGTTTAAATCAAACCATTACTGGCAGCAAAGTGGTATAGGCATGGACCACCGACTCTACGCTCCGAGTTCGATTCCCACTCACGCtctgctgaatttttttttccttaaaaattgaagagacttactCTTTCATTCATGAACATTTACTGAGCAGAATTTTCAAGAGACTTAAAAATTTCATTCAAGTGTAGTGTGCATGAAGCGATAAAGAACACTACGCtgtgtaaacttcataaggGGACCAAAGGGTTTAGGCCGATGGGATCTAATGCTGACCTGTTGACCGTGattgctcattagcatacgtTCAGCCAAGTCAATAGAAAATTGAGCCTGACTTTTCCGGTATCTTGGAGAAATAACGTTGTTGAAAAATCTTTGCATAGTGTTATAGAAAGAGTGTCAAGCTTACTGTGTTTTTACCACCCAGCGCAATTTTTTGATGGCCGTCATTTTATTGCTCACAAATAAATCAGTTTGCAAAGTTTAATCAGCTTAACGGCTCTTTCGGGTGCTAAAATCGCATGTTAATGCCGGCCAAAGAGCTCCTAGCCAAAATGTAACCAACGAGAAAATGATATCTGGACTAATCGTAATGCTTCATTTTTCCCCTAGATTGTCTGTTAaagctttatctttgtcttttaaaatGGCCACCACAACTTACGAAGCATCCTACAAGAAGTACTTTGGAAACAGATTTGAAAACATCTCCAAAAATTCTTCAGATGAGGAAATTCGCCATCTTTATGATAAGTGGGCAGCTGATTATGACAAGGTATACAAAACGGCTTGTTAAATCCCTGCACCGCAACCCAGGCCAAAAGTCAGCTAAAGGCCTTTGGACGGTGATGCAATATTCTTAATTATCTGGGTGTCCCCTAGCCTGCAAAACAGGCCTTATTTTAAAGACCGTGCTACCTTTTCGAAAACAGCATGAAATTTTCTCCTCCCCCCACTCTATTAGCCTCGAACAGCAGACTTTTTCCGGTCCTCGctcgaccggaaatacgtctgctgtttgCAGGCTGCTACTCTATACGTTGATGAAACTCGCGAAAAAGTCTGGATACTATGGGTCCAAAGTTGTTTTGTGATATGGGTGGGGCTGGGCATGGGTGGTTTTTAAAATACCcctgaaaaaatgcaaattagcCTGTGGCACGCTCTTGCTTGTCAAAGCAGACGAGAGAAAAATGTGGGTGGAACAGCGAAAAACGGAGGGAAGAGAGAAGGGCAGAGCTTGTAAGCatctttaaatattttattcctcCCACTAACCAGCGCACTTCCAGAAGGAAAAATTGCTCGTACCAAAATGTGTGTAAAAAAATGGGTGTAGGAGGGTTTTACACGCTCGTCATGTCTGCCTGACTCTGCGAGCGCGAAGGCAGTGTTGACGCCAACTGccaaaattgaccaatcatatGGACTGGTATACCGAGGAGCTGGTATACCGGAATATGGTATTAAAAACAATGCTTACAAGCATTCTTTCCTGTCTCTCCCCGGCCCTCATGCGGTTTTTGCGCAACTTTTCTCGATCTGCTTTCCCTGCTATCTTGCAGACTGGAACAGGCTGAATGCAAGTTTGTCCCCGAGAGATTTATCCATGGTTGCAGGTCTTTTGTTTTGTGCACGGGTGATGGATAGGTCCTGAACACTCAGTTTATATTTATCACTGACTAATTGTCAGCTGTATAGATGCTCGCTGAAGGCCCATCCGCTTCAGGAAGGGTTTTTATACTTTGCAAATTTGTGAGTGCGCTTAGCATGCGCATGACACATAAGTATCTCAGTTACTTCTTCAGGAACTACTACAAATCCAAAAAATATATGCGCCGTTAAACAATAACTATAATAATAGCCACAGAAATCGTACGAATGGGATATTCTACAAAACATCTCCAGATCGATCGGTCAATCTTTTCCTACGGGACCcttgccatgaattattttgcgtatttaatttttttttgcgtcaGGTACGTAGGATAGGACGccgaggtaacaaaatcactgcgcTTTCTAAGCTTTCGCatgacgcagcatttacatggTGACCAAGTGATCTGTCATGTAGGTTTAAAAAGTGACTCATTTtgggaaattttgctatctgaaCAGATCTGAACAGTTCTTTTATTAGAAGAATTATTACTTAAATGTCTATAAGAACCTCGAGAGACTAACTTATCTCTTACCTGAATGATTCACACTGTCGAGGTAGAACTCGTAGACAGATCTTTCTGTTGGTTTTTGGctgccatgttggtgcccatccggatgggtAGCAAcgtggcgtctccatacaaagctctataaattcgggtaaaacatttctccgAATATCCCAAATATGTAAAATtgctctgacctgaatcttggcgagggtctttgcatatttatttCCTTTCATTTCTCAGATTATGGACGTAATTTATCGAACGGTCTTGATTTTATCATGGTTTCACGgcatgacagtgaaaaccagtAATACGCAATAACAGCGTCTTGTtcaaaccaagagaggataaagctcagAGAACGAATCCCCCCATACAGGCCTTATACCCGTCGTAATCCCTCTAAAGATATTTTTAGATCTATATGTGGATTCGTTTTctgagctttatcctctcttgtttaaACTTACCTAGGGATACATCATTTTGTGCAAAACGAAAATTGGACTCAACAACATTGACAACTTTAAATTCGTATTTCTAATTTTTAATTGCATGTCCCTTTAAGGAAAATGCCAAAGCAGGCTCGTGCTACCGCAAACCGCTCGCTGAATGCCTGGATGCTGCCTTGAAGGAAACTTTTCCCAACACTCTAAAAGATCAACTGAAAATTCTCGATGCTGGAGCTGGAACGGGGATGACAGGAATCGAGCTACACAAGCTTGGCTATACTGATATCCACGCCCTAGATATCTCACAAGAAATGCTGAATATTGCTAAAGAGAAAGGCGTTCCGTACAAGAGGTTTGTCTGCACCCCACTCACAGAGCAGAGTATTGAGGAGTTTGAAACAGGAGAGTTTGATGCCTTGATTTCCGCTGGTGTCCTGGTAAAGGCTCATGTTCGTCCAGCGGCTTTTGTGGAGATCATCAGGATGGTGAAAACCGGTAAGACTGGTTTAAGTTACGGTAAAATaggcaatttgttttgttttgcaattttttggaaataatgctgcaaaacgagttggaaagcgatgttgcgcgttgtACCACCCATTTTTAATTCCCTCTA
The sequence above is a segment of the Porites lutea chromosome 3, jaPorLute2.1, whole genome shotgun sequence genome. Coding sequences within it:
- the LOC140929586 gene encoding methyltransferase-like protein 27; this encodes MATTTYEASYKKYFGNRFENISKNSSDEEIRHLYDKWAADYDKENAKAGSCYRKPLAECLDAALKETFPNTLKDQLKILDAGAGTGMTGIELHKLGYTDIHALDISQEMLNIAKEKGVPYKRFVCTPLTEQSIEEFETGEFDALISAGVLVKAHVRPAAFVEIIRMVKTGGLVCFSLRYNEVDDYQPKMTELEEAGIWEKLSSKKISYFESKDLPSDAFGFVYKVLKK